In Methanococcus voltae, the sequence GAGTAATAAATTGATTTATTAACTTCTATATTGAAGCAATTGAAAATTAAATCTCTCATTATTTTTATATGTCGATTTTGCCTTGCTTCGTTAAGTATAAACTTATTTAAGCCCATAAATGGCTTATGTTGCATATCCCCAATAGCTCCAATTAATGCAATTGGTGCTAAATCACAAAATCCATAAGCTCTTGCTAAAAAATAGCAAGTTCCACTACCAGATAGTTCTCTTGAGCCATCTATGCCTGCCAATAGTGGATTTAATTGCAATATCTGATTACTACTATTATTATTATTATTACTATTATCTTTTTTATTACTAATATTTTTTTCATTATTATTAGTTTTATCGTTTTTTTCATTATTTATTACATATTCTTTTATTTTAACAGGGTGGTGGTCTAAAATAATAGCATTTAACTTTGCGTTAATTATTTTATCGATTTGACCACTTCCCATATCTGAAAAAATAAACAATTGGTCATTTTTACAGGTTGCTTCCTTTTTAAATTCTTCGATTTTTTCATCGTTTAAATTTTCTATAATTGTTATATGAAACTGCTTATTAATCCGCATTAATGTGTTTATTAGTATTGCTCCCGAAGTAAGCCCGTCAGGGTCGTGATGCGTGATTAATCGTATTATTCCTTGATAATTATCAATTTTTGACTTTATTAAATTTATTGTATTATTAAAATTTTCTAAATCATTTTTGTTCTTAATTGGTATGTCCATAAATTCACCGACTTGAATAAGTTATATTTTGAAAAATAATGTTGAAATAGGAACAATTATTTATGTCCTTGTTAATATTATGTATGAATTAAGTATAATTTGAGTATAATTTAAGTAGTATTATTGATATTGTTTATTAAATTATTAATTACTATTTATAGTATATTATTTCATATATTTATTAAATTTATTATATGTTAAGTTAAATTATAAAAAAGTTGAAACTAAATTAATTATGTGATATTATGATACCAGATTCCTTAAAATTTAAAAAACTTGTCATTGGTTGCGGTAATTTAATATTTGCCGATGATGGCTTTGGATACGAAGTAATAAGCAAACTTGAAAAAATGGAATTGCCTAAAGATGTAGGATTAATAGATGCAGGAACTGGAGCTCCGTACTATTTAATGTCAATAATGGACAAAGATTGCCCAGTTGAAAAAATAATTATTGTAGATGTTATAGATTTCAAATTAGAACCCGGGACACTGCAAAAAATGGGGATAGATAAATTAAAGAAAATTGACAAATATAATTTTGA encodes:
- the frhD gene encoding coenzyme F420-reducing hydrogenase, FrhD protein, yielding MIPDSLKFKKLVIGCGNLIFADDGFGYEVISKLEKMELPKDVGLIDAGTGAPYYLMSIMDKDCPVEKIIIVDVIDFKLEPGTLQKMGIDKLKKIDKYNFDAHDMPLSNYLIKAEESGVEVIIIGCQAKRITMPDIEVGLTEEVKNSLDDAVNMVLEEIK